In the genome of Williamwhitmania taraxaci, one region contains:
- a CDS encoding DUF5661 family protein: protein MKKFSKTEAKKIGNGLKINWDKISLEAFTEGLNVELEHGTIHAVSNVTNNDGKLTGEIALAHLNEFPDYYTRLKKMEKEASEHLKNKK from the coding sequence ATGAAAAAATTTAGCAAAACTGAAGCAAAGAAAATCGGCAATGGTCTCAAAATTAATTGGGACAAGATAAGCTTGGAAGCATTTACAGAAGGTTTAAATGTAGAACTTGAACATGGGACAATACACGCAGTGAGTAATGTTACAAACAATGATGGAAAATTGACAGGTGAAATAGCCTTGGCTCATTTAAACGAGTTTCCTGATTATTATACCAGACTGAAAAAGATGGAAAAGGAAGCTTCTGAGCATTTAAAAAATAAAAAATGA